The following proteins are co-located in the Micromonospora viridifaciens genome:
- a CDS encoding SigE family RNA polymerase sigma factor has product MTYEEFADARLSALLRYAVMLTGDPHQAQDLVQETMVRVQLNWRRVARSDAPERYVRRMITNQFIDWRRGSWARRVLLRGEPDEAVPVSTDHAQSAVDRDQVWSWLSRLPRRQRATLVLRYYEDLPDAEIAEILGCAVGTVRSCISRALATLRAEYVEVHS; this is encoded by the coding sequence ACGTACGAGGAGTTCGCCGACGCGCGGCTGAGCGCGCTGCTGCGGTACGCGGTCATGCTGACCGGCGATCCGCATCAGGCGCAGGACCTGGTGCAGGAGACCATGGTCCGGGTCCAGTTGAACTGGCGGCGGGTGGCCCGCAGCGACGCCCCGGAGCGGTACGTCCGCCGGATGATCACCAACCAGTTCATCGACTGGCGGCGGGGGTCGTGGGCGCGGCGGGTGCTGCTGCGTGGGGAGCCGGACGAGGCGGTGCCGGTGTCGACCGATCACGCGCAGTCGGCCGTGGACCGTGACCAGGTGTGGTCCTGGCTGTCCCGGCTGCCCCGCCGGCAGCGCGCCACGCTGGTGCTCCGCTACTACGAGGACCTGCCCGACGCGGAGATCGCCGAGATCCTCGGCTGCGCCGTCGGCACCGTGCGGTCCTGCATCTCCCGGGCGCTGGCCACCCTCCGAGCCGAGTACGTGGAGGTTCACTCATGA